The genome window TGGAAAAGATATTTGACTGGATTTCAAAATTTATTACAGTTTTTACTTTTCCGTGTTGGGAGACGTGAGAAATGAGTCATCAGATGTTATTTTCATGTCAAGTGCTAAAACCAAACATGATAATTTCCTTGGCATGATTTATACTAAAATATGGCCTCTGCGTTATGAACGAAAAATATCGGCGAATACTTGTTCCTTATGACGGCTCGAAATTTTCAAAGAAAGCGCTTGAGGAAGCAATTGAGATAGCAAAAAAATTTGATTCTGACTTGTATCTACTTACGGTAATGGATGCCTTAACAGTGGCACCTCCAACCTTTTACGCAATACCCGGAGCGATATTTGATATAAAAAAATTTGAGAAATATTACCGGGCCGCAACTGCAAAAACTGATCTCACACTCCGCAATGAGGTGGTGAGATGCAAAGAACAAGGCATTCGTGCCGATTATGAAATAATGACAGGGTCTCCAGGAGACACAGTATTGGAATTTGCCAAAAAGAAGAAAATAGACATGATAGTCATGGGCAGCCAGGGACTTTCAGGAATTCGTAAGATAAAGGCATTTGGAAGCATTAGCAGAAAGGTTTCAGAGTTAGCTGCCTGCCCTGTTCTGATAGTTAGATAAATCAAATAACGAAATAGACACTGAGAAAATTCGTTTATTTGATCTAACCCCAATCGTGTGGAAACTTCGTATGCTGGCAGTTACCTGCCATCAGAATGTCACAATATGATCGAGATGGCAGACACCCACAGTCAGCACACATTATTTCAACAATTATTATTG of Candidatus Nitrosotenuis sp. DW1 contains these proteins:
- a CDS encoding universal stress protein, which translates into the protein MNEKYRRILVPYDGSKFSKKALEEAIEIAKKFDSDLYLLTVMDALTVAPPTFYAIPGAIFDIKKFEKYYRAATAKTDLTLRNEVVRCKEQGIRADYEIMTGSPGDTVLEFAKKKKIDMIVMGSQGLSGIRKIKAFGSISRKVSELAACPVLIVR